The sequence GACCGGCATGGGATCGAACGGGAGACCCGGCCTCAGATCCGGAACGCTCACTTGGCAGGCATCCGTCCGCGGATGGGTCGAAATCCAGTCGGGAAGTCCGGCCTTGAGCCGGTTCCCCGCGACGAGATCCAGACCTTCGATTCGGGCCAGCTCGCGGGGGGCGACCTGGGCGTAGCAGCCGGTGGCGACGACCCGCGCCGCCGGGTTTTCCCGGATGGCCTTGCGAATGGCCTGCCGTGACTGATGGACGGCCTGCTGTGTGACCGCACAGGTATTGATGATGACCAGGTCCGCCGGGGTTTGGACGGAGCCCTTCTGCCAGCCTGTGTGTTCGAGGGCTTCTTCCAGGAAGGCGGTTTCGTACTGGTTTACTTTGCAGCCGAGGGTGACGGTCTTGAAGACAGGTGCCATGTTATACGCTCTTCAGGATTGGGGCGGTCGCACGATCCATCCGCCGCCGAGGACGGTTTCGCCATCGTAGCAGACCAGGGCCTGCCCCGGGGTGACCGCCCACTGCGGTTCGTGAAAGGTCAGGGAGACCCGGTTCGGGCCTGTCATTTCGAGCACGGCGGGCGCGGCCTTGTGCCGGTAACGGATTTGGGCGAGGACCTCGATTTCGCCTTGGATGGGCTCGATGCCGCCTGTCCAGACAAAGTCTTCGGCCGCCACATTGGACGAATAGAGATCTTCCCGCCGCCCGACAACCACCTCGTTTTGCTGCGCCCGGATCTCCAGGACGTAATAGGGCCTGGGTGAGGCGATGCCGAGCCCGTGCCTCTGCCCGATCGTATAGCGGTAAGCGCCGGAATGGGCTCCGACAGCCGCTCCCCGGATGTCGATGATCCGCCCCGGGGCGGCCGTTCGGCCGTTCCCCTCCTGGATCAGATGACGATAGTCCGCGCCGCCCAGAAAGCAGATCTCCTGGCTTTCGTGGCCGGGTTCAACAGGCAGGCCGAACCTGACGGCCTCCCGCTCCACCTCGGCCTTCGTCATCCTGCCGAGCGGAAACCGGGTCCTCGCCAGGATCTGCGCGGACAGCCTGTGGAGAAAATAGGACTGCTCCTTGCCGGGGTCCGCTCCGCGTCTGAGGCGCGGCCGGCCGTCCTCCGCGGTTAGGACGGCGTAGTGGCCGGTGGCGATCGATGGGGCCCCCATGCGATCCGCTTCATCGGCCAGCTGGGGGAATTTCACCCGTTCGTTGCACAGGACGCAGGGATTCGGTGTGAGGCCGCCCAGGTAGGCCGCCCGGAACGCGGTGATCACTTCCCTGTCGAACGCCTCCCGCACGTCGCGGAGCACGAGCGGGATCCCGATGTGTCCGCAGATCCTGCGGGTTCTCGCGATCAGCGCCTCGCGCCCGGTTTCCGGGCCGGGCAGGAGGAAGTGGACGGCACGGACGCGCCGTCCCTCCCTTTTCAGAACGGCGGCTGCAACGGCGCTGTCGACCCCGCCGCTCATGGCGACCAGGATATCGGTCGGGGGGTTCATCCGGGTATGGCCTCGGGGCCGGCAGGTTCGGCGTTTGCCGGCGGTGCTCGGTCGGGCCGCCGGGCCGCGCGTGCCGGTCCTTGTCAGGGGGTTTCAAACGAAACGCGCCGGCACATCAGCCTGCCGGCGCTTCCGGTATTCAGACTCGTTTGTCGGGGCGCTTTTTCAGGAAAGAAGCGCCTTGTTGAAACGCACCTCCATGGCCCTGGCCGGGCAGGCGGAGACGCAGAGTTCGCAGGCGCTGCATTTGTCGCGGTCGAAGATCACTTCCATTTCCGGGCGTTTGATCCAGAGTGCCCCTGTTGGACAGACGGCGGTGCAGGCGCCGCACTGGATGCATTTTTCCTCGTCGCGCTTGATGTCCTGCGCGATGCTTTCCACCATGATCCCGAGGCTTTTCAAGTACCGGACACCCCGGGCGAAATTCTTCCGGTGCCCGCTCAGCTCGAGGACCATCAACCCCTCCTTGCGGGGATAGATGGTGGCCTTGAGGATGTTGAATGAAAGATCGAACTTCTTGACAAGGTTGACCGCTACCGGTTCATTGACGATGGCCTTTGGAAATCTGAGCGACAGGATCTTGGAATACATCCCGCTCTCCTCTCTGCTGACTGAAACCCGCGTTCAGCGGTATTTTTTCATGACCCTGGCGAATCCCGGGATGGAACGTTCGATGGTGGCGTCGCTGACACAGTAGGCGATTCGGAAGTGACCGGGGCCGCCGAAACCGCTGCCGGGGACGGTCAGGATGTTTTCCTCCCGCAGTTCGCCGATGAAGGCGACGTCGTCTTCGATGGGGCAGCGCGGAAAGAGATAGAAGGCGCCTTCGGGTTTGGTGAATTCATAGCCGGCCTCGCTCAGGCCTTTGCAAAGGAGGTCCCTCTTGCGCTGGTAGGCGCCGATGTC is a genomic window of Desulfatiglans anilini DSM 4660 containing:
- the mnmA gene encoding tRNA 2-thiouridine(34) synthase MnmA, yielding MNPPTDILVAMSGGVDSAVAAAVLKREGRRVRAVHFLLPGPETGREALIARTRRICGHIGIPLVLRDVREAFDREVITAFRAAYLGGLTPNPCVLCNERVKFPQLADEADRMGAPSIATGHYAVLTAEDGRPRLRRGADPGKEQSYFLHRLSAQILARTRFPLGRMTKAEVEREAVRFGLPVEPGHESQEICFLGGADYRHLIQEGNGRTAAPGRIIDIRGAAVGAHSGAYRYTIGQRHGLGIASPRPYYVLEIRAQQNEVVVGRREDLYSSNVAAEDFVWTGGIEPIQGEIEVLAQIRYRHKAAPAVLEMTGPNRVSLTFHEPQWAVTPGQALVCYDGETVLGGGWIVRPPQS
- a CDS encoding 4Fe-4S binding protein, which encodes MYSKILSLRFPKAIVNEPVAVNLVKKFDLSFNILKATIYPRKEGLMVLELSGHRKNFARGVRYLKSLGIMVESIAQDIKRDEEKCIQCGACTAVCPTGALWIKRPEMEVIFDRDKCSACELCVSACPARAMEVRFNKALLS